Below is a window of Cyanobacteriota bacterium DNA.
TTTTTGAAGTGTGTCAATTGAGAAACAATCGGGTTCGGATTTCATTAGCCAGTAGTTCATATGATTTAATTATAGCTTTTTTGTTAGAAAAATTATTTAGTGGGTATAAATACTCTATGTTGAAAAAAATATCAAAGGTTTTAGTTTGTTGTTTATTAGTTTTTAGTATCACTTCTTGCGCAACTTTATTTGGTGGAGGTGAAAGCAGCAGGCTAACTGTTGAATCAGATGCACCTATTAAGGTCAAAGTTATTTCAAGCGAAGGTGAGATTGTAACTAGGACAACACCATTTACTGTGGAGATGGATCGCTCTCAAACATATGCTGTGAGATTGGCTTCTGGTGAATATGAATCAAGTGATATCCACGTTGGTAAAAAATTAAGAGGATTAGCTATTGCTAATTTGGCTTGTTTGCTTTGTTGGGCAATCGATTTGGTTACTGGAAATGCCTTTACTCATAAAAAACATCATATTTTTATTGACACTAAAGAGCTTGTTCTTAAAAAAGCATCTGCTATTGATCAAGGCAAGAATAAATTTACTGCTAGAGTTGACGTAACCATTACAGGAACTGATCCAGATGAAGACGAGGCTATGGTAAAAACACATAGGAAATTAGAGTTTAGCAAAGTATAATGATTAGAAAAATTCAGACAGTCTCTTTCGTTTTTTTGGTAGCCATGCTATTTCAGTGGAACCTTGCGGTTGTTGCTAAAGTAGCTGTTACTACTGAACAGGTGGTACTCAAGGGTTATTTGAAAAAGGAATATAAGGCACAAAGCTTTAATCTCAATAATGAATTAGGCCAAGATCTAGAGATTTTTGATGTTCACTTTACTGGTGATAGACCCTCAGAGAGTGCCACTAATGAGGCTTTAGATGGATCTGGTAACGAAATTGCGATACTCTGGGCATTTGGGCTTAGTTTATTTTGGTTATTCCTTATTCCACTTGCAATAGCATTGGTTGCTACGCCGTTTATGCTGATTGGCAAGGGCTCTAAAAAGAAAAAAACTCGTTTGGAATCTTATATGCTTGGAGAGAAAGGGCCTAGGGAATTGACTATTAAGTCTGGCGAGCAAGAAGAAATAGTTGCTTTGTTTCCTAAAGAACTTACTCAAACAAGGTTGAGCTTTAAATATAAAAATCTTGAGACTAACGAAGTTAGTAGTCATGAGTATAAATTTGTATTCTAATTTGTATTCAACGAACGCTTGATTTAAAGAGATTCTGTACTTATGGACTCAGCAATCCTCTTATGCTCCTCAAGCATCTTCGCTTGCTTCTCACCAACTAAATTAACCCAAGGATACTCAGTCATGGCATCCCAATCATCAAAAACCCAATGCTTGTAATCCATAGGATCAAGGAGTTTTTTGTAGATATTAAAGCCAGTATTGCCTGATTGATAGACTTTGATCAAGACCTCGTTAATAGAGCGGTCGCCCCTACTTATAAGTGCTTGAACTTGCGCCCACTTGTAGCTTTCCTCGCGCACGTCGATGCCTTGTGGCTTGAGGGCTTTGATTAGTTTTTTGAGTTTGGCTTCTGCTGTTTTGTCGACACCATAATCCTGAAACGGCGTTTGAGCTTTGGGCGTAAAGATAGAGCAGCCCCAAACTATTTTAAGTTGCGGGCTTGCTTGCTTGAGTCTAGTGAGAAGATCAATCGTTGCATCGATATCTGCTTCAGTTTCATGTGGCAAGCCGACCATGCCGTAGAGTTTTACTTGTTTGATGCCGCCTTCAAAAGCAAATTGACAGGCAGCAAAAATAAATTCCTCTGGCAGTTTTTTGTTGATGATATCTCGGAGTCGCTGAGAGCCAGTTTCAATTGCGATAGTGAGGTTTTTGGTGCCTGATTCGACTAACAGCTGGCACATCTCCAAAGTCACTGTAGAAGCGCGCATAGAGGCGACTTGGACTTTGGGTTTCTTGGGATGCTTCACTAAGTATTTAAGTAAATCGATAAACTCAGGATGTTGAGTGACGCTCGCGCCAAGCAATCCGATATTATTGCTGTACTCAAGTAATTGATCAACCTTGGGGATGAGATTTTGTTCAAGCGGGGCTGCTCTAAAGGGCAGGCTCAAATAACTTGCCATACAAAAACGACACATCTCTGGACATGAACGTGCCACTTCAAGCAAGGCGGTATCTTGCCAAGCAGAA
It encodes the following:
- a CDS encoding radical SAM protein, with the translated sequence AEFFDLIAIGDCENNTEAIIETALNATAKGLLRRSAPHNDAFLQIPGIYVPSLKNKVQRQKSKSSDLQMSSVIAPDSAWQDTALLEVARSCPEMCRFCMASYLSLPFRAAPLEQNLIPKVDQLLEYSNNIGLLGASVTQHPEFIDLLKYLVKHPKKPKVQVASMRASTVTLEMCQLLVESGTKNLTIAIETGSQRLRDIINKKLPEEFIFAACQFAFEGGIKQVKLYGMVGLPHETEADIDATIDLLTRLKQASPQLKIVWGCSIFTPKAQTPFQDYGVDKTAEAKLKKLIKALKPQGIDVREESYKWAQVQALISRGDRSINEVLIKVYQSGNTGFNIYKKLLDPMDYKHWVFDDWDAMTEYPWVNLVGEKQAKMLEEHKRIAESISTESL